A DNA window from Candidatus Omnitrophota bacterium contains the following coding sequences:
- a CDS encoding Ni/Fe hydrogenase subunit alpha, with translation MGKQIVINPVTRIEGHSKITIQLNDKGQVGEAFFHVTQFRGFEKLCEGRPFHEMPSLTARICGICPVSHLIASAKACDQILAVRIPAPAFNLRRIMNLAQIVQSHALSFFHLSSPDLLFGMDADPAVRNIIGVAKKYPEIARDGIRLRQIGQQIIELLGGKRVHPAWIVPGGVNEPLSEANRDRILSMLPDGIEIITRTLDWFKKSMESHREEIRTFANFPSLFMALVKPDGSLETYDGNLQIVDAVGNVIHNQFDPCKYHEIIGEAVEPWTYLKFPYYKPQGYPKGIYRVGPLARLNVINHCGTPLADQEWAEFRAMERGAELSSFHYHYARLIEIAHGLQRMEEILNDSAILDKHVRAFAEPNNFEGIGVSEAPRGTLIHHYKVNEQGLIVWANMVIATGHNNLAMNRGVLQVAKHFVNKDKLMEGALNRVEAVIRCYDPCLSCSTHAAGQMPLHLELIDAEGNLLDEKKR, from the coding sequence ATTGAAGGTCATTCCAAAATTACCATTCAGCTGAACGATAAAGGCCAGGTGGGCGAGGCTTTCTTTCACGTCACCCAATTCCGCGGCTTTGAAAAATTATGCGAGGGCAGGCCGTTTCACGAAATGCCTTCGCTTACCGCCCGCATCTGCGGCATTTGTCCCGTCAGCCATTTGATCGCTTCGGCTAAAGCCTGCGATCAGATTCTCGCCGTCAGGATTCCCGCGCCCGCCTTCAATTTGCGGCGTATTATGAATCTGGCGCAGATCGTGCAGTCTCATGCGCTGAGTTTCTTTCATCTTTCTTCCCCCGATTTGTTGTTTGGCATGGACGCCGATCCCGCCGTGCGCAACATTATCGGCGTAGCCAAGAAATACCCCGAAATCGCCCGCGACGGCATCCGGCTGCGCCAGATCGGGCAGCAAATCATCGAACTGCTTGGCGGCAAGCGCGTCCATCCCGCCTGGATCGTTCCCGGCGGGGTGAACGAACCGCTTTCCGAAGCGAACCGCGACCGCATTCTTTCCATGCTGCCCGATGGGATAGAGATTATTACCCGCACCCTCGATTGGTTCAAAAAATCGATGGAATCGCATCGCGAGGAAATCCGCACTTTCGCCAATTTCCCTTCGCTCTTCATGGCGCTGGTCAAGCCGGACGGTTCTTTGGAGACGTACGACGGCAATCTACAAATCGTAGACGCCGTGGGGAATGTCATTCACAATCAATTCGATCCCTGCAAATACCACGAGATCATTGGCGAAGCCGTCGAGCCGTGGACGTATCTTAAATTCCCCTATTACAAGCCGCAGGGATATCCCAAAGGGATCTACCGCGTCGGACCATTAGCCCGGTTGAACGTTATCAACCACTGCGGAACGCCGCTGGCGGATCAGGAATGGGCCGAATTCCGCGCGATGGAACGCGGGGCCGAGTTGAGTTCGTTCCATTATCATTACGCCCGTTTGATCGAAATCGCGCATGGCTTGCAGCGAATGGAAGAGATTCTCAACGATTCCGCTATCCTCGATAAACATGTGCGCGCTTTCGCGGAGCCGAATAATTTCGAGGGCATCGGCGTTTCGGAAGCGCCGCGCGGAACGCTGATACACCATTACAAAGTGAACGAGCAGGGATTGATCGTTTGGGCTAATATGGTTATCGCTACCGGCCATAACAATTTGGCCATGAATCGGGGCGTTTTACAGGTGGCCAAACATTTCGTGAATAAGGATAAATTAATGGAAGGCGCTCTCAACCGCGTCGAGGCGGTGATCCGCTGCTACGATCCCTGCCTCAGCTGTTCCACGCACGCCGCGGGTCAGATGCCGCTGCATTTGGAACTGATCGACGCCGAGGGGAATCTTCTCGACGAGAAAAAACGGTGA